A window of Periophthalmus magnuspinnatus isolate fPerMag1 unplaced genomic scaffold, fPerMag1.2.pri scaffold_124_arrow_ctg1, whole genome shotgun sequence contains these coding sequences:
- the LOC117393438 gene encoding uncharacterized protein LOC117393438 isoform X1, whose translation MSQSAEEESSTAPSDTESSKMEPKVFNDPIHGLMEFHPILVKIIDTPQFQRLRYLKQMGGAYFVYPGASHNRFEHSLGVAHLAGKLVRHLKEEQQELGITDRDVLCVEIAGLCHDLGHGPFSHLFDNMFIPKTQQNKEWKHEQGSAAMFDEIVKFLKTKSFDLKAKLKKLEDDQSEDRDDDDQSEDSDGDGQTEDSDGDDQSEDRGGNDHCKNTDGNDQRKDRDDDDQSGNIVSIDQSEDRDDDDQSEDSDGDGQREDSDGDGQREDSDGDGQREDSDGDGQREDSDGDGQREDSDGDGQREDSDGDGQREDSDGDGQREDSDGDGQAEDSDGDGQTEDSDGDDQSEDRGGNDHCKNTDGNDQRKDRDDDDQSGNIVSIDQSEDRDDDDQREDSDGDGQTEDSDGDDQSKDSDGDGQREDSDGDGQTEDSDGDDQSKDSDGDDLTFIKEMINGPDEKGHYKGRPSDKSFLYEIVANKRTGIDVDKFDYFARDCHHLGIKNSFDHNRYIKFARVLKVGHRWQICTRDEEVPNIYEMFHTRSSLHRKAYQHKTNTAVELMIRDALLKAEPVLKMSEAIKDIADKNMKKYTQLTDSIFEKILYSTGDELKEARKILQNILSRKLYRFLGEIKRTDKLRKENEEKWKSDLAVMSTYKEENPLTENDFEISIIDYDFGQKDKNPMDNLYVYNKFDNEKAFKIPSEQVSQFLLPKNFSEEWIRVYCTSLDKNTLKVAEKSFFEWCTKNNLPPPSLPQLLIADPQPKVFNDPIHGQMEFDPILVKIIDTPQFQRLRFIKQLGGAYFVYPGACHTRFEHSLGVAHLAGKLVRRLKEEQQELGITDRDVLCVEIAGLCHDLGHGPFSRLFDNMFIPKILQNKEWKLEKGSTAMFDAIVEHLKEKENPFDLETELKKLSEDSDGDDLTFIKEMINGPDEKGHYKGRPDKHFFYEIVANETTGIDVDKFDYFARDCHHLGIKNSFDHNRYIKFARVLKVDGQWQICTRKKEVSNIYEMFHTRSSLHRKAYQHKTNKAIELMIRDALLKADPVLKMSEAIKDIADKTMEEYTQLTDSIFEKILYSTGEKLKEAREILQNILSRKLYRFLGETKLTDKLREEKEEKWKSDLAEMSEKPLKKDDFEISVATFNFGQKDKNPMDNLYIYYKSNNEKAFKIPSEQVSQFLLPNKFSEEWIRVYCTSLDENTLKVAKKSFYEWCTKNNLPPPTLPQLPTADPQPK comes from the exons ATGAGCCAG TCTGCTGAAGAAGAGTCTTCCACAGCACCATCTGACACTGAATCATCAAAAATGGAACCAAAG GTGTTCAATGACCCTATCCATGGTCTAATGGAGTTCCACCCCATTCTGGTCAAAATCATAGACACACCTCAGTTTCAGAGACTTCGATACCTCAAACAGATGGGAGGGGCCTATTTTGTTTACCCAGGAGCATCTCACAACCGATTTGAACACTCACTCGG agTGGCACATTTAGCAGGAAAGCTTGTGCGACATTTAAAAGAAGAACAGCAGGAACTTGGTATTACTGACAGAGACGTACTTTGCGTGGAAATTGCTGGTCTCTGCCATGACCTGG GACATGGGCCATTTTCCCACTTGTTTGATAACATGTTCATAccaaaaactcaacaaaacaaGGAATGGAAA CATGAGCAAGGGTCAGCTGCCATGTTTGATGAGATTGTAAaatttctaaaaacaaaaagcttTGACCTGAAGGCTAAGCTGAAGAAGCTGGAAGATGACCAGAGTGAGGACAGAGATGATGATGACCAGAGTGAGGACAGTGATGGTGATGGCCAGACGGAGGACAGTGATGGTGATGACCAGAGTGAGGACAGAGGTGGTAACGACCATTGTAAGAACACAGATGGTAATGAccagagaaaggacagagaTGATGATGACCAGAGTGGGAACATAGTTAGTATTGACCAGAGTGAGGACAGAGATGATGATGACCAGAGTGAGGACAGTGATGGTGATGGCCAGAGGGAGGACAGTGATGGTGATGGCCAGAGGGAGGACAGTGATGGTGATGGCCAGAGGGAGGACAGTGATGGTGATGGCCAGAGGGAGGACAGTGATGGTGATGGCCAGAGGGAGGACAGTGATGGTGATGGCCAGAGGGAGGACAGTGATGGTGATGGCCAGAGGGAGGACAGTGATGGTGATGGCCAGAGGGAGGACAGTGATGGTGATGGCCAGGCGGAGGACAGTGATGGTGATGGCCAGACGGAGGACAGTGATGGTGATGACCAGAGTGAGGACAGAGGTGGTAACGACCATTGTAAGAACACAGATGGTAATGAccagagaaaggacagagaTGATGATGACCAGAGTGGGAACATAGTTAGTATTGACCAGAGTGAGGACAGAGATGATGATGACCAGAGGGAGGACAGTGATGGTGATGGCCAGACGGAGGACAGTGATGGTGATGACCAGAGTAAGGACAGTGATGGTGATGGCCAGAGGGAGGACAGTGATGGTGATGGCCAGACGGAGGACAGTGATGGTGATGACCAGAGTAAGGACAGTGATGGTGATGACTTAACCTTTATCAAGGAGATGATTAATGGACCAGATGAAAAG GGACATTACAAAGGCCGCCCTTCAGACAAGTCTTTCCTCTACGAGATAGTCGCAAACAAAAGGACTGGCATTGATGTGGACAAGTTTGACTATTTTGCCAG AGATTGCCATCACCTTGGAATAAAGAATAGCTTTGACCACAATCGCTACATTAAATTTGCCAGAGTCCTTAAGGTGGGCCATCGATGGCAGATCTGCACAAGAGACGAG GAAGTCCCCAATATTTATGAAATGTTTCATACAAGGAGTTCTCTCCACCGAAAGGCCTACCAGCACAAAACCAATACGGCTGTTGAGCTGAT GATCAGAGATGCCTTACTTAAAGCAGAGCCAGTGTTAAAGATGTCTGAAGCTATAAAAGACATAGCagataaaaacatgaagaagTACACCCAGCTCACAG actctatctttgaaaaaatactttattccACTGGAGATGAACTGAAGGAGGCACGAAAAATACTACAAAACATTCTCTCTCGAAAGCTGTACAGATTTCTAGGAGAGATTAAACGGACAGATAAGCTTCGTAAAGAG AATGAAGAAAAATGGAAATCTGACCTGGCAGTAATGAGTACTTATAAAGAGGAAAATCCACTGACAGAAAATGACTTTGAAATCTCT ATCATTGACTACGACTTTGgtcaaaaagataaaaatccCATGGATAACCTGTATGTCTATAACAAGTTTGACAATGAGAAGGCATTCAAGATCCCCAGTGAGCAG GTTTCTCAGTTTCTTCTGCCAAAAAATTTTTCTGAGGAATGGATCAGAGTCTACTGCACGAGCTTGGACAAAAACACTCTGAAAGTCGCTGAAAAGAGCTTTTTCGAGTGGTGCACAAAGAATAATTTACCACCTCCG AGTCTACCTCAGCTGCTGATAGCTGATCCACAACCAAAG GTGTTCAATGACCCTATCCATGGTCAAATGGAGTTTGACCCCATTCTGGTCAAAATCATCGACACACCTCAGTTTCAGAGACTTCGATTCATCAAACAGCTGGGAGGGGCCTATTTTGTTTACCCAGGAGCATGTCACACCCGATTTGAACACTCACTTGG agTGGCACATTTAGCAGGAAAGCTTGTGCGACGTTTAAAAGAAGAACAGCAGGAACTTGGTATTACTGACAGAGACGTACTTTGTGTGGAAATTGCTGGTCTCTGCCATGACCTGG GACATGGGCCATTTTCCCGCTTGTTTGATAACATGTTCATACCAAAAATTCTACAAAACAAGGAATGGAAA CTTGAGAAAGGGTCAACTGCCATGTTTGATGCCATTGTGGAACatctaaaagaaaaagaaaacccaTTTGACCTGGAGACTGAGTTGAAGAAGCTGAGTGAGGACAGTGATGGTGATGACTTAACCTTTATCAAGGAGATGATTAATGGACCAGATGAAAAG GGACATTACAAAGGCCGCCCAGACAAGCATTTCTTCTACGAGATAGTCGCAAACGAAACGACTGGCATTGATGTGGACAAGTTTGACTATTTTGCCAG AGATTGCCATCACCTTGGAATAAAGAATAGCTTTGACCACAATCGCTACATTAAGTTTGCCAGAGTCCTTAAGGTGGACGGTCAATGGCAGATCTGCACAAGAAAAAAG GAAGTCTCCAATATTTATGAAATGTTTCATACAAGGAGTTCTCTCCACCGAAAGGCCTACCAGCACAAAACCAATAAGGCCATTGAGCTGAT GATCAGAGATGCCTTACTTAAAGCAGATCCAGTGTTAAAGATGTCTGAAGCTATAAAAGACATAGCAGATAAAACCATGGAGGAGTACACCCAGCTCACAG actctatctttgaaaaaatactttattccACTGGAGAAAAACTGAAGGAGGCACGAGAAATACTACAAAACATTCTCTCTCGAAAACTGTACAGATTTCTAGGAGAGACTAAACTGACAGATAAGCTTCGTGAAGAG AAGGAAGAAAAATGGAAATCTGACCTGGCAGAAATGTCTGAAAAGCCACTGAAAAAAGATGACTTTGAAATCTCT GTTGCTACCTTCAACTTTGgtcaaaaagataaaaatccCATGGATAACCTGTATATCTATTACAAGTCTAACAATGAGAAGGCATTCAAGATCCCCAGTGAACAG GTTTCTCAGTTTCTTCTGCCAAATAAGTTTTCTGAGGAATGGATCAGAGTCTACTGCACGAGCTTGGACGAAAACACTCTGAAAGTCGCTAAAAAGAGCTTTTACGAGTGGTGCACAAAGAATAATTTACCACCTCCG ACTCTACCTCAGCTGCCGACAGCTGATCCACAACCAAAG TGA